The Arthrobacter sp. OAP107 DNA segment TCTGGTTCGCGCAGGGTTCCGTCGGCCCGTCCTTGAGGCAGCGGTGGATTCCGGCCGGCTCTACCGGCCGTTGCGGGGCGTCTATGCACTTAACGGCGCGGACGACTGTGTACTGGCCGCCTTCAGGGCGAACGGCCGGCTCACGTGCGTATCGGCGGCCCGCTTCTACGGGCTATGGGCCCTGCACACCCCGCAAGAAGTGCATCTGAGCTGTGGCAACGGGGTGCCAAAAGCCGGAGTGGTTGACCATGGCCCGTGCCGGCATGCGCCCGATTCCGGCTACCCAGTCGCAGGCCTGGCCGACGTGCTCCTGCACGCGGTGAAGTGTCTGCCGGAGCTTGAGGCGCTGGCGCTGGTGCAGTCAGCCACCGGCCGGGGGCAGATAACGGCCGATTTTCTGAGGGGAAGGCTCATCGGGAACAGGAACGGAAGGGCCCGCGGGGTACTGGATCTGCTGATACCGCGGGCGGATTCAGTGCTGGAAATCCTGGCCCATACCCACTTTGTCCGGGCGGGCCTCACTGTCCGCATGCATGTTCCCCTGCCAGGCGTAGGCGAGGTGGATTGCCTGGTTGAGGAGTGCCTTGTGGTGGAGTTGGACGGCTCCACTCATTTTGAACCCCGGCAGGTCAAGAAAGATCATCGGAGAAATAACGCTGGCATGCGCGGGGGCTTTCTCACACTGCGCTATTACTACGATGACGTCGTCTAACGTCCCGAGGCCATGGTGGAAGAGGTCCTGCTGGTGCTCCGACTGCGGACACTTGGCACGTTTGCTCCCGAGTGACGCCCTCGTGACCTACTTTGCGGCCGCGGGTCCCACGACACGCCGAGCAGGCGGCGCGCTGAGGCCCGTCCGCAGCCAATCAGGGTCAGGACGGCAGCAGCCAGGAAACCTAGTCCTCGTCGTTGAAGGCCCAGTCGAACATATCGAAGACGAACTCCGAGAAGGTGCCTTCCTCGCTCTTCCACTGGCCGCGGGCGTTGTTCCGGCGGTACACGATGGGGTCCGGGATGCTCAGGTCGCCGATGCGGAAGCCCCAGGTGAAGTTTTCTTCCTCGTCCTCGAGGAACATGAGGAAGCCTTCGTCATCCACCTCGAGTTCCTCAGGGTCCCAGAAGTAGTGGTAGGCCTCCATGAGGTCCTCGCACCCGCCCAGCGCCAGGTAGAACTCGCGCAGCACCAGGGGGATGGTGAACTGGTGATCGGAGAGCTCCGCGTCCAGTTCCTCGGCGGACAGCCCGTCCTCTTCCTGCCATTCGTCTTCGAGATACTTCGGAACAAGCGCGCGGAACTTCTCGAGGAACATGTCAGTCATGGCTCTTATCCTAACTAATCCCGGCCCCTCGAATTCCCGGGTTCCAGACCCAGCCGGTGCCACCCTCGGACGGCCAGCGGGATGCGCCACGACCGGCGCCAGGCGACCACCCGGAACGCGAAGACCAGCGCCGCCACCGCGCATGCCGAGAAGGGATTGAACGCGCGAAGTTCCCACAAAATCGCGGTGAGGACGGCGCCGAGGAGGGCAGGCAGGGCGTAGAGGTCCCGGGCGTCGAACAGGCGGGGTACCTCGTTGGCCGTGATATCGCGCAGCAGGCCGCCGCCCACCGCGGTCGTGACCCCGAGCAGCGCCGCGGAGACCGGGTTCATTCCATATGCCAGCGCCTTCAGCGTGCCCGTAATGCAGAACAGGGCCAGCCCGGCGGCGTCGAACAGGGTGAGGAGTGAGGTGTAGCGCTGCACGCTGGAGAACAGGAAGTACACCAGCCCGGTGGCCAAGAGCGGCGGCACCAGGTAGGCCGGATTGCTGAACGCCGCGGGCGGACCCGCGTTGAGGATGATGTCGCGGATCACGCCGCCGCCCAGCGAGACCAGGGAGGCGAGCAGCAGGGATCCCATGAGGTCGAACTGCTTCCGTGCGGCGAGCAGCGAGCCAGACACTGCGAAAAAGAAGATGCCGGCCAGTTCCAGCCATGCCAGGGCGGTGTCAAAAGAAAATGTCATGGAGCGTCCCGGCATATTTCAAGGGGCGGACAGTGCAGCTCCAACGTTACGCTAGCCCCTATGAATAGCCCGATCCTGATCGCCTGCGCCCACGGAACCTCCAACGCGCAGGGAGCCGCCGAGGTCAACGCCCTCCGTGACGCCATGGCCGCGCTGCGTCCGGGGCTCGATGTCCGCGAAGCGTACGTGGACGTCCAGCAGCCCGATCTGGTCGACGTGGTGGCCGGGCTCCCCGCGGACCCCGCCGCGTCCACACTGGCGGCCGACGGCGGTGCTGCCGCCGGCCCAGCGTCCGGCGTCACCTCCGCGCCCGGTGCAGCAGTACCCCGGGCCGGCGGCGAGGCAGGCGCCGCCGGTGCCTCCGCCGTCGTCGTTCCATTGCTGCTCAGCGTGGGCTACCACGTGAAGGTGGACATTGCGAAGGCTGTTAAGAGCCGGCCTGGCACCGTGGCCGCGGCGCCGCTGGGCCCCGACCCCCGCCTCGCCGCCCTGCTGGACCAGCGGCTGCGGGAGGCCGGTGTTACGGACAACGATTCGATCGTCCTCGCCGCCGCGGGTTCCTCCAACCCGAACGCCGCCGTCAGTGTCGAGGAACTGGCCGGGCAGCTGGGGGCCCTGCGCTCCAACCGGATCGTGCCCGCATACGGGGCCTCGGCCAAACCCTCGGTGCCGGAAGCCGTGGCCATGCTTCGCGAGGAAGCCGCGGGCGGTGCCGGGGCAGGGGAGTCTGCCGGGGGAGTCAGCCTCGGCGGCCGCGTGGTGGTGGCCTCGTACCTCCTGGCGCCGGGCTTCTTCCACGACCAGCTCGCCAAGGCCGGCGCGGACCTCGTAACCGAGCCGCTGCTGCCCTCGCCGGTGCTCGCAGAGATCGCGCTGGAACGGTACGACGCGGCGCTGGCGGCCCACTCCGTCAACTCCTGAAAAGCGGCCCCGGAGCCAGGAGCCGGAAGCACAGCCGGGGGCGCCGTTCAAGGCCTCCCGGCGAGTCATGACGAAATGTTTCCTTAGGTGACTTAGCATTTCCGGTCCTTTGTGACGTATTTCGGCGCGGCTCTACAGTCGATGCATGACTGATACAGCTCTAGCCGGAGCGTCCACGGACAAGCCCGCGCGCCCCGCCCGTGCCTCCCGCCCCGCCGCCAAGCCTCACGGCCAGTGGAAGGTGGACGGAACCACCCCGCTTAACGCCAACGAAACCTGGAAACAGGAAGACGACGGCCTCAACGTCCGCGAGCGTATCGAGTCCATCTACGCCAAGGAAGGCTTCGACGCCATCCCCGGCCAGGACCTGCACGGCCGGTTCCGCTGGTGGGGCCTCTACACCCAGCGCAAGCCCGGGATCGACGGCGGCAAGACCGCAACGCTTGAGCCGCACGAGCTTGAGGACAAGTACTTCATGCTCCGCGTCCGGATCGACGGCGGTGCGCTGACCACCGAGCAGCTGCGCGTCATCGGCCAGATCTCCGTGGACTTCGCCCGCGACTCCGCCGACCTCACGGACCGCCAGAACATCCAGCTGCACTGGATCCGCGTGGAGGACATCCCCGAGATCTGGCGCCGCCTCGAGAGCAACGGCCTGTCCACCACCGAGGCCTGCGGCGACGTTCCGCGTGTCATCCTCGGCTCCCCGGTGGCAGGCATCGCCAAGGACGAGATCATCGACCCCACCCCGCTCATCGAAGAGCTGGGCGAGCGGTTCATCGGCAACCCGCTGCTGTCCAACCTGCCGCGCAAATACAAGACCGCCATCACCGGCCACCCGAGCCAGGACGTGGTGCACGAGATCAACGACTGCGCCCTGGTCGGCGTCCGCCACCCCGAACTCGGCGTGGGCTACGACCTGTGGGTGGGCGGCGCCCTGTCCACCAACCCGATGCTCGGCAAGCGCCTCGGCGCCTTCGTCACCCCGGAGCAGGCCGCCGACGTGTGGCTCGGCGTCACCAGCATCTTCCGTGACTACGGCTACCGCCGCATGCGCACCAAGGCCCGCCTGAAGTTCCTCCTCGCCGACTGGGGTCCGGAGAAGTTCCGCCGGATCCTCGAGGACGAATACCTCGGCTACAAGCTGGCCGACGGCCCCGCCGCGCCCAAGCCGTCCACCCCGGGCGACCACGTGGGCGTGCACGAACAGAAGGACGGCAAGTTCTTCATCGGCGCCACCCCCATCGCCGGCCGCCTCTCCGGCGCGCAGCTGGTGAAGCTCGCTGACACCCTCGAGGCCCGCGGCTCCTACCGCCTGCGCACCACCCCGCACCAGAAGATCGTGGTGCTGGACGTGGAGAAGAACGAGGTGGAGCCGCTCGTGGCCGAACTGGACGCCCTGGGCCTGTCCGCCCGCCCGTCCGTGTTCCGCCGCGGCACCATCGCCTGCACCGGCATCGAGTTCTGCAAGCTGGCCATCGTGGAAACCAAGGTCACCGCGGCCACGGCCGTCGCCGAGCTGGAACGCCGCCTCGCCGACCTGACGGAGAGCGGCCAGCTCCCGCAGGCCCTGTCGCTGCACATCAACGGCTGCCCCAACTCCTGCGCCCGCATCCAGACCGCGGACATCGGACTCAAGGGCATGATGCTCCCCACGCCCGACGGCGACCCGACCCCGGGTTTCCAGGTCCACCTGGGCGGCGGGCTGGCTTCCACCGACCGTGAAGAGGCAGGCCTCGGCCGCACGGTGCGCGGCCTGAAGGTCTACGTCGCAGACCTGCCCGACTATGTCGAACGGGTTGTCCGCAAGTTCGTCGCCGACCGCGCCGAGGGCCAGACCTTCGCCGAGTGGGCCCACGCAGCAGACGAGGAGGCACTCCAGTGAGCAAGCACGCATTGGGAGCCGACCCGGTGGTTGAGCCCGCCGAATCCCAGGCCCCGACAAGCGGAGCCAAGCGCTCCCACGACGAGCTGAAGGCCCTGGCCGAGGCCGGCGCCGCCGAGCTCGGCTGGGACGCCCCCGCCCGCGACGTCATCGCCTGGGTCGAGCGCAACTTCG contains these protein-coding regions:
- a CDS encoding CbiX/SirB N-terminal domain-containing protein, coding for MNSPILIACAHGTSNAQGAAEVNALRDAMAALRPGLDVREAYVDVQQPDLVDVVAGLPADPAASTLAADGGAAAGPASGVTSAPGAAVPRAGGEAGAAGASAVVVPLLLSVGYHVKVDIAKAVKSRPGTVAAAPLGPDPRLAALLDQRLREAGVTDNDSIVLAAAGSSNPNAAVSVEELAGQLGALRSNRIVPAYGASAKPSVPEAVAMLREEAAGGAGAGESAGGVSLGGRVVVASYLLAPGFFHDQLAKAGADLVTEPLLPSPVLAEIALERYDAALAAHSVNS
- a CDS encoding trimeric intracellular cation channel family protein, with product MTFSFDTALAWLELAGIFFFAVSGSLLAARKQFDLMGSLLLASLVSLGGGVIRDIILNAGPPAAFSNPAYLVPPLLATGLVYFLFSSVQRYTSLLTLFDAAGLALFCITGTLKALAYGMNPVSAALLGVTTAVGGGLLRDITANEVPRLFDARDLYALPALLGAVLTAILWELRAFNPFSACAVAALVFAFRVVAWRRSWRIPLAVRGWHRLGLEPGNSRGRD
- a CDS encoding type IV toxin-antitoxin system AbiEi family antitoxin domain-containing protein; amino-acid sequence: MDLEKYLLRRGGVAKRGDLVRAGFRRPVLEAAVDSGRLYRPLRGVYALNGADDCVLAAFRANGRLTCVSAARFYGLWALHTPQEVHLSCGNGVPKAGVVDHGPCRHAPDSGYPVAGLADVLLHAVKCLPELEALALVQSATGRGQITADFLRGRLIGNRNGRARGVLDLLIPRADSVLEILAHTHFVRAGLTVRMHVPLPGVGEVDCLVEECLVVELDGSTHFEPRQVKKDHRRNNAGMRGGFLTLRYYYDDVV
- a CDS encoding nitrite/sulfite reductase translates to MTDTALAGASTDKPARPARASRPAAKPHGQWKVDGTTPLNANETWKQEDDGLNVRERIESIYAKEGFDAIPGQDLHGRFRWWGLYTQRKPGIDGGKTATLEPHELEDKYFMLRVRIDGGALTTEQLRVIGQISVDFARDSADLTDRQNIQLHWIRVEDIPEIWRRLESNGLSTTEACGDVPRVILGSPVAGIAKDEIIDPTPLIEELGERFIGNPLLSNLPRKYKTAITGHPSQDVVHEINDCALVGVRHPELGVGYDLWVGGALSTNPMLGKRLGAFVTPEQAADVWLGVTSIFRDYGYRRMRTKARLKFLLADWGPEKFRRILEDEYLGYKLADGPAAPKPSTPGDHVGVHEQKDGKFFIGATPIAGRLSGAQLVKLADTLEARGSYRLRTTPHQKIVVLDVEKNEVEPLVAELDALGLSARPSVFRRGTIACTGIEFCKLAIVETKVTAATAVAELERRLADLTESGQLPQALSLHINGCPNSCARIQTADIGLKGMMLPTPDGDPTPGFQVHLGGGLASTDREEAGLGRTVRGLKVYVADLPDYVERVVRKFVADRAEGQTFAEWAHAADEEALQ